AACTACGTGAGTCGGTTAGACAACGAAGATGTCATAATCTCGTTGATGCGAAAGCTCCCTGATGAGGGCCTGAAAAGGAAGTGGGTGGATAAAGCAGGAGATCTCATCAAGCGAAAAGGTCGAGCGGACTTTGCGGACTTTGTTGAATTTGTTCGAAGAGTTGCAGATCGTATAAACAATAGATACGGGCAAGAATTAGGGTCCTCTTCTCATGGTAAccgagaaaaaaaggaaccaaaCAAGATAAAGGATCCGCCTCCCAAGTTTACTACCCTTGCGACTCAAACTGACCAGAACTGCCTAAGCCAGAAAACATCACCAAGGCCCCCTTGGAAGTGTGCTCAGTGTTCCGGACCTCACAATGTTTGGAGGTGCCGAAAGTTCAGAAGTGCCTCATTGAATGACCGTCTAAAGACTGTTCGTCAACGTGGACTGTGTAAGCTTGGTCTTGACCAAGGACATACTGCGAAACAATGTGATAGGGATTCACCTGCCGAATATCAGGTTGCGGCAAGGATCACCACTACCTGCTACATTTCCCGTCGGAGAGCGTTGATGAAAAGAACCCTAGAAATCCCAGCAGTAATGCGGTGGAAGGTTCAGCTAACAGTAGCAATGTGCAAGCGCCCAACACGAAGGATAGCAGCCCTTCGATGGCAAGTGCAAGGGAACAGGATCTGGTGACGGTTGCTGCGCTCGAAGCGGGCAGACCCAGAGTATGCTTTAAGGTAGTTCCAGTCAAGATTAGATGTCCGGGAGGCGCCAGAGAGATCATAACGCACGCTCTCCTAGACAGCGGTTCAGACGCCTCGCTCTGTCTAGATAGTTTGTCGCGTGAAATAGGTGTAACGGATATGAAGCCAATCAGCTATACTATGACCACCACCAACTGTGCGGACGGGGAGCTAAGACATGGTCATGAAGTCCAGTTAGAAATTGAATCGTTAGAAGGAGATGCAAAGTTCCGACTCGAAAACGTCTTGACTACAAGCAATGTTCCCGTTTCAGCACGACAAATGGCCACAAACGAGGATATTAAGCGTTGGCCTCATCTTTGTGACGTTAGCTTACCCAAAACAGGAGATAAGAAAGTGACAATTTTGATAGGAAACGATCGCCCAGACCTGATTGACAAGCAGTTAGATCGGAAAGAAGGAGACCAAGGCGAACCTGTTGCAGTGAGGACGCCCCTTGGGTGGACAGTCCACGGCCCGATTGGAGAAACCGTTAAGGACCGTGTTCACATGAACTTTACTCGCACCGGCCAAGATAGCTTAAGCGTTCAGCTAGAGCGCATGTATGATGAGGAATTTGTTGAAGCTGATGCCAATGCTGAGGAAGGCATGTCTGTTGAGGACCGTAAAGCACAGGAACTTATGGATCAGTCAGCGACCTTAGTGAACGGACACTATCAGCTTAAGCTTCCTTTTCGCCAAGAGAAAGCCTGACCTTCCTGAGAGTCTGTCGACGGCCACAAGCAGGTTAAGTTGGCTAGAGAGAAAGATGCGGAAGGATCCAGTTTTCCACCGAAAGTACAGTAGCGTAATGGAGAAGTACCTGACCGAGTGAGCATCACGACGGGTACCTGATGACAAAGTCCCAGTGCTTAAGCCGCTATGGTACCTTCCTCATCACGCGGTGTGGCATCCTAGAAAACCCGAAGAACCGCGGGTAGTGTTTGATTGTGCCTCAAGGAGTGGTGGAACGTCTTTGAATGAGCAACTTTTGAGAGGCCCTGAAAACACCAGCACCCTGATAGGAGTGATCCTGAGATTCCGAGTAGATGACGTTGCAGTTACGGCAGATATTAAGAGAATGTTTCACCAGGTCTTCGTAGCACCAGAAGATCGTGGAGCGTTGTGTTATTTATGGTGGCCGAATGGTGACCTGTCAAAGGGACCGAAGACTTACCAAATGCTCGTGCACATTTTTGGAGCAAAGTCCTCGCCGAGCGTAGCAGGATACGCCCTCAGAAAGACGGCCAAGGATAATGAGAAAGACTTCTCCCAAGAGGCAATTGATGCCGTGCTTAAGGATTTCTACGTAGATGACTTGCTTAAATCCTTTGCTGATTCAGAACGCGCAGTACAAGTCAGTAAGCAGCTCCAGGAGTTACTCGCGAGAGGAGGCTTTGAATTGACAAAATGGATTCCCAATTCTCGCAGCGTGTTGTCAGCGTTCCCGGTGGAGGAAAGAGCACCCACCATTAAGAGTTTAGATTTGAAATCAGAAAGTTTGCCTATAGATAGAGCACTAGGAATCCACTGGAATGTTGAACATGGCACCATTGACTTTGTTGTGAATGACAAGGAGCGTCCAGAGAATCGGAAAGGTGTCTTATCATCTATTGCAACGGTGTATGACCCGCTCGGATTCGCCAGCCCCCTACTCTTACCTGGAAGAGAAATGAATCAGGAATTGTGCAAACTAAAGTTGGATTGGAATGAGAAGCTCCCAAGAGAATTGTGTGAACGTTGGAAGAGTTGGAGAGAAGGGCTTATGAGCTTACAAGGATTCAGTATTCCTCGATGTTTTAAGCCAAAGGACTTCGGTGAAGTGAAACATGTAGAGCTTCATCATTTCGCCGACGCATACTAAGAGCATGGTTATGTGACAGCCTCTTATTTACGTCTTGTTAACAGTCAGGGGCAAATTCATTGCTGTTTCGTAATGGGGAAGTCTCGCGTGAAACCCTTGAAAAGTGCTGTTACAGTACCAAAGCTGGAGTTGACAGCGGCTACTCTAGCAACGAAAGTCAACAAGGTCATAACGAGAGAGTTAGATGGAAGACTGAAGATTAACAGTGTGACTTACTGGACTGACTCTATGATAGTTCTCAAGTACATTGCCAATGAAGTACGAAGATTTGTAACCTTCGTCGCAAACCGGGTAGCTGTCATACGTCAAGAATTAGATCCAGGGCAGTGGCGGCATGTACGATCAGAGCTCAATCCTGCGGATTATGCTTCCCGAGGGATCAAAGCCTCGGAGACTGGAAAACTGGAAAGGTGGCGCCGTAGTCCAGAATTCTTGTGGAGAGAAGTTGAAGATTGGCCCCCGCACCCTCCAGAGGAATTGGGAGACCTCCTAGATACAGACGAAGGAGTGAAAAAGGAGAAAGTCACTGTTGGAGCATCCACAGTTCGTGCGGATTTCTGGAGCATTTTGTTCCAACGATATTCGTCGTGGGATCGACTGAGAAGAATAGTTGGGTGGCTATGTAGAGCCTTCAACAGACCGATGCAGTCCCAGTGCCAGAACGACAAAGATAGAAGTGTGAAGTATAGTCCTAAAACCTTATCGATCCATGACGTGGACAAAGCGGAGAAGAAAATTGTGAAGTTCGTCCAGGAACAGTCATTTGCTGATGAGAAAAGTGAAACAGTCATCAAAGGCAGACTAGCCAGACTTAAGCCATTCGAAGATGAAGGAATCATACGTGTCGGCGGAAGATTGAATCACTCGAGTTTGCCATATGATGCCAAGCACCCGATGATACTGCCAGCAAAGCACCCCGTGTCTGAGTTGATAACTCGCCACTATCATCACTTGAATGGACACGTAGGAACCTATCAAGTTCTCGCCGAAATTAGGCAGCGCTATTGGATCGTGAATGCAGTTTCCACGATAAAGCAAGTTCTTGGCAAGTGCCATGTGTGCAAACGTCAGAACGCCAAGTTAGGAGAACAAGTGACAGCACCACTTCCAGTTGTTAGAGTGTCTTGGGACAGTCACAGGCTCGTATATCCATTTGCTGCAGTTGGGTTGGATTACTTCGGGCCCCTCTACGTGAAGATAGGACCTAACACAAGATCAAGGAGAGACCCTTCTCTGAACAAACGTTACGGCTGCATCTTCACTTGCTTAAGATATCGAGCAGTTCACCTAGAGTTAGTTAACAACCTCTCCACCGACAGTTTTATCAATGCCGTTCTGCGCTTCGTTGGTAGAAGAGGCCCCCCAGGTATTATCTATAGTGACAACGGTACCGATTTTAGAGGAGCTGAATTGGACGTCGTCAACGCTTTAAAAGTGTGGGATCAGGAGAAGATTCAGTTGAAGTTGACCAGGAGAGGAATTGAGTGGAAATTTAACCCACGCGCGGCCAGTCACCAAGGCGGCGTATGGGAGAGACTTATACGGTCTATCAGAAGGATCCTTCATTCTATGGTGGGAGAACGCCTCGTAGACGAAGAAACCCTGAGAACATTCCTCATTGAAGTAGAGAAGATTTTGAATGACAGGCCAATCACGCCGGTCTCTGATGATCCAAAGGATTTGGAAGCACTGACACCGAACCATATCCTTCTGTTGCGCCGAA
The sequence above is a segment of the Porites lutea chromosome 3, jaPorLute2.1, whole genome shotgun sequence genome. Coding sequences within it:
- the LOC140931564 gene encoding uncharacterized protein; translated protein: MFHQVFVAPEDRGALCYLWWPNGDLSKGPKTYQMLVHIFGAKSSPSVAGYALRKTAKDNEKDFSQEAIDAVLKDFYVDDLLKSFADSERAVQVSKQLQELLARGGFELTKWIPNSRSVLSAFPVEERAPTIKSLDLKSESLPIDRALGIHWNVEHGTIDFVVNDKERPENRKGVLSSIATVYDPLGFASPLLLPGREMNQELCKLKLDWNEKLPRELCERWKSWREGLMSLQGFSIPRCFKPKDFGEVKHVELHHFADAY
- the LOC140931565 gene encoding uncharacterized protein yields the protein MGKSRVKPLKSAVTVPKLELTAATLATKVNKVITRELDGRLKINSVTYWTDSMIVLKYIANEVRRFVTFVANRVAVIRQELDPGQWRHVRSELNPADYASRGIKASETGKLERWRRSPEFLWREVEDWPPHPPEELGDLLDTDEGVKKEKVTVGASTVRADFWSILFQRYSSWDRLRRIVGWLCRAFNRPMQSQCQNDKDRSVKYSPKTLSIHDVDKAEKKIVKFVQEQSFADEKSETVIKGRLARLKPFEDEGIIRVGGRLNHSSLPYDAKHPMILPAKHPVSELITRHYHHLNGHVGTYQVLAEIRQRYWIVNAVSTIKQVLGKCHVCKRQNAKLGEQVTAPLPVVRVSWDSHRLVYPFAAVGLDYFGPLYVKIGPNTRSRRDPSLNKRYGCIFTCLRYRAVHLDVGSGEDSVEVDQERN